In the genome of Rhodoplanes sp. Z2-YC6860, one region contains:
- the plsY gene encoding glycerol-3-phosphate 1-O-acyltransferase PlsY: MDTSQIIIAFVVGYALGSVPFGLLLTKFTGAGDIRSIGSGNIGATNVLRTGRKGLAAGTLLGDMLKGTVAVLLMRWWAGSDAGLIAALGAVVGHIFPVWLKFKGGKGVATYIGVLLAVSWIAALIFGVVWGVVAWLTRYSSLSGLAASGLTPVVLAFMVGGNAALLFAALTALVWYMHRANIQRLLAGTESKIGQSKTAAPEA; the protein is encoded by the coding sequence TTGGACACGTCCCAGATCATCATCGCATTCGTGGTCGGCTATGCGCTCGGTTCGGTCCCGTTCGGCCTGCTGCTGACGAAATTTACTGGCGCGGGCGACATCCGCTCGATCGGCTCCGGCAATATCGGCGCCACCAACGTGCTGCGCACCGGCCGCAAAGGTCTCGCGGCCGGCACGCTGCTCGGCGACATGCTGAAAGGCACTGTTGCCGTGCTGCTGATGCGATGGTGGGCCGGCTCCGATGCCGGCCTGATCGCGGCGCTCGGCGCGGTCGTTGGCCACATCTTTCCGGTGTGGCTGAAATTCAAAGGCGGCAAAGGCGTCGCGACCTATATCGGCGTGCTGCTCGCGGTGTCGTGGATCGCTGCGCTGATCTTCGGCGTGGTCTGGGGCGTCGTCGCCTGGCTCACGCGCTATTCGTCGCTGTCGGGACTGGCCGCAAGCGGGCTCACGCCCGTGGTGCTGGCGTTCATGGTCGGCGGCAACGCCGCGCTGTTGTTTGCCGCACTCACCGCGCTGGTCTGGTACATGCACCGCGCCAACATCCAGCGGCTTTTGGCCGGCACCGAGTCCAAAATCGGCCAATCCAAGACGGCCGCGCCGGAAGCCTGA
- the dprA gene encoding DNA-processing protein DprA produces MSTRQLKTDVKLTDSQRLDWLRLIRSSNVGPITFRTLINRYGSARAALEALPGLAQRGGASKPIRICSVSDAERELEASQRRGISLIALSEPDYPARLRMIDDAPPLIGVRGKASVLTSHMIALVGSRNASAAGVKFAERIAHELGAAGFIIVSGLARGIDAGAHRASVASGTVAVLAGGHDNIYPSEHVPLLEQILPNGAAVTEMPLGWRPRAADFPRRNRLISGLSVGVIIVEAAQRSGSLITARMAAEQGREVFAVPGSPLDPRAEGTNGLLKQGATLCTEAADVLAVVRPILGQQVGGGFEEPSGDPLAGGEPPGDQRQRIIGLLGPAPVSVDDLVRLSQSSPATVRIVLLELELAGRLERHGGGLVSLV; encoded by the coding sequence GTGTCGACCAGGCAGTTGAAGACCGATGTGAAGCTGACCGACAGCCAGCGGCTCGACTGGCTGCGGCTGATCCGCAGCAGCAATGTCGGGCCGATCACCTTTCGCACGCTGATCAATCGCTATGGCAGCGCGCGCGCTGCGCTCGAGGCTTTGCCGGGCCTCGCCCAGCGTGGCGGCGCGAGCAAGCCGATCCGCATTTGCAGCGTATCCGACGCAGAACGCGAGCTTGAAGCGTCGCAGCGGCGAGGCATCTCGCTGATCGCGCTCAGCGAGCCAGACTATCCGGCGCGGCTGCGCATGATCGACGATGCGCCGCCGCTCATCGGCGTGCGCGGCAAGGCCTCGGTGCTGACATCGCACATGATCGCGCTAGTCGGCTCGCGCAACGCGTCGGCGGCCGGCGTAAAATTCGCCGAGCGCATCGCCCACGAACTTGGCGCCGCGGGCTTCATCATCGTGTCGGGACTGGCCCGCGGCATCGATGCCGGCGCGCATCGCGCGAGTGTTGCAAGCGGCACGGTCGCGGTGCTGGCCGGCGGCCACGACAATATCTATCCATCCGAGCACGTGCCGCTGCTCGAACAGATCCTGCCGAATGGCGCGGCCGTCACCGAGATGCCGCTCGGCTGGCGGCCGCGCGCGGCCGACTTTCCCCGCCGCAACCGGCTGATCTCCGGGCTTTCGGTAGGCGTGATCATCGTCGAGGCGGCGCAGCGCTCGGGCTCGCTGATCACCGCGCGGATGGCTGCCGAACAGGGCCGCGAAGTGTTCGCGGTGCCGGGCTCACCGCTCGATCCGCGCGCCGAAGGCACCAATGGCCTGCTCAAGCAGGGCGCGACGCTCTGTACGGAAGCAGCCGATGTGCTGGCGGTGGTGCGGCCGATCCTGGGGCAGCAGGTCGGCGGCGGCTTTGAGGAACCCAGCGGCGATCCCTTGGCTGGAGGCGAGCCTCCGGGTGATCAGAGACAGCGCATCATCGGCCTCCTAGGTCCCGCACCGGTCAGCGTCGACGACCTGGTCCGGCTGTCGCAGTCCTCACCCGCGACCGTGCGCATCGTGCTGCTGGAACTGGAACTCGCCGGTCGCCTGGAACGCCATGGCGGCGGGCTCGTGTCGCTGGTGTAA